In Paenibacillus sp. G2S3, a single window of DNA contains:
- a CDS encoding antibiotic biosynthesis monooxygenase: MLVVTNTIKVKEGHGEAIAQRFGGNNGVQDMPGFVRMEVWQGSAKEGVEELKICTMWENEEAFKGWTSSDSFRQSHRGAGGNEAILGASIDKYKLMISRTPGTSN, translated from the coding sequence ATGCTAGTAGTAACAAATACTATTAAGGTTAAAGAAGGTCATGGTGAAGCCATTGCTCAACGTTTCGGAGGAAATAATGGTGTACAGGATATGCCAGGATTCGTCCGTATGGAGGTGTGGCAAGGAAGTGCCAAAGAAGGTGTTGAGGAATTAAAGATCTGTACTATGTGGGAGAATGAGGAGGCATTTAAAGGCTGGACCTCTAGTGACTCCTTCCGTCAATCACACCGCGGTGCTGGTGGCAATGAAGCCATTCTTGGTGCTTCGATCGACAAATATAAGCTTATGATCAGCCGAACACCCGGCACAAGCAATTAA
- a CDS encoding MMPL family transporter — translation MKGMSGYGKWVAGKKTKWITLLVWIVLVGVLTLLWPAVNSQVANNAPNLPDDAQSIQATAIAEQEFPSGSGVPALLVWHREGGLSQDDLVHITAVYNKLEQQPLPHQNFVPPLGKLPPQALQTSLSEDLSTLVTPVLFDKTADSDQLREAVTEMKEIISTETGGDPSAAKADGNDLSLRVTGPVGISIDASGLFKNADVSLLIATVMLVLVFLLVIYRSPILAFIPLIAVGFAYGVTSPILGKMAQEGWITVDSQAVSIMTVLLFGAGTDYCLFLISRFRQLLKIEQSKTRALLRSITDSSGAIAMSGFTVVLALFALLLAKYGAYHRFAIPFSVSIFIMGIASLTLVPALLAIFGRTSFFPFIPRTPQMEVERAKAKGKPAPEPKVSHKKGIGGFVVSRPWAIVGVTVIGLGILASFSSGIKFTYDILSSFPKNMESREGFDLIGKQFSPGELAPAKLIIDTKGQASGEDLKVILGGLTYVDTVSDPQQGAVNKDILGYDIEFKNNPYSLEAMGHIPALLATAEQALIDVGVENPADHVWVSGQTATQYDTKKIGDRDTDLIIPVVIGLITLLLLIYLRSIVATIYLVGTVILSFFSALGLGWIIIHYVMGADAIQGAIPLYSFVFLVALGEDYNIFMISNIWKKRKTMPLKQAIAEGVNETSSVITSAGLILAGTFAVLASLPIQVLVQFGIITALGILLDTFVVRPFLVPAITTLFGRWAFWPGKHQEVEQTLPSGSKQ, via the coding sequence ATGAAGGGAATGTCAGGCTACGGTAAATGGGTGGCAGGAAAAAAGACGAAGTGGATTACTCTTCTCGTATGGATAGTGCTAGTAGGTGTACTTACCCTATTATGGCCTGCAGTGAATTCTCAAGTTGCTAATAATGCGCCCAACCTCCCAGATGATGCACAATCAATACAGGCAACAGCAATTGCAGAACAAGAATTTCCAAGTGGAAGCGGAGTACCTGCATTGCTCGTATGGCATAGAGAAGGTGGGCTTTCGCAAGATGACTTAGTACATATCACTGCTGTATACAACAAGTTGGAGCAGCAACCTTTGCCTCATCAGAACTTTGTTCCCCCACTAGGAAAGCTGCCGCCGCAGGCGTTGCAAACCTCATTATCTGAGGATCTTAGTACACTGGTAACACCCGTGCTCTTCGATAAAACGGCAGATAGTGATCAGCTTCGCGAAGCTGTGACAGAAATGAAAGAGATCATAAGCACTGAGACTGGGGGAGACCCTTCCGCTGCTAAGGCAGATGGAAATGATCTGAGTTTACGTGTTACAGGTCCTGTGGGCATTTCTATAGACGCTTCAGGCTTATTCAAGAACGCTGACGTTTCCTTGCTAATTGCTACAGTTATGCTTGTGCTTGTGTTCTTATTGGTGATTTATCGTTCACCTATTTTAGCGTTTATACCGCTTATAGCCGTTGGATTCGCTTATGGTGTAACAAGCCCGATTCTTGGAAAAATGGCGCAAGAAGGCTGGATCACGGTGGATTCGCAGGCAGTCTCCATTATGACGGTTCTGTTGTTCGGTGCGGGTACGGACTATTGTTTGTTCCTGATTTCGCGATTCCGCCAGCTTCTGAAGATAGAGCAAAGCAAAACTCGTGCCCTGCTTCGTTCCATTACCGATTCTTCAGGGGCTATCGCAATGAGTGGCTTCACCGTTGTGCTTGCGCTGTTCGCACTATTACTGGCCAAGTATGGAGCGTACCATCGCTTTGCAATACCATTCAGCGTGTCGATTTTCATTATGGGAATTGCTAGCTTAACGCTTGTACCTGCACTTTTGGCGATCTTCGGACGGACCTCGTTCTTCCCATTCATTCCGCGCACACCGCAAATGGAGGTTGAACGGGCTAAGGCTAAAGGCAAACCAGCTCCAGAACCAAAGGTCTCCCATAAAAAGGGGATTGGTGGATTTGTAGTTTCCCGGCCTTGGGCTATTGTAGGAGTGACCGTTATCGGACTGGGGATTCTGGCTTCATTCTCCAGTGGAATCAAATTTACGTATGATATCCTTTCTTCTTTTCCTAAAAATATGGAGTCCCGCGAAGGGTTCGACCTCATCGGTAAGCAGTTTTCTCCGGGAGAACTAGCTCCCGCTAAGCTGATTATTGATACTAAGGGGCAAGCGAGTGGAGAGGATCTTAAAGTCATTCTCGGAGGGCTCACGTATGTGGACACGGTTTCCGATCCGCAGCAAGGCGCTGTGAATAAGGATATTCTGGGGTATGATATCGAATTTAAAAACAATCCTTATTCACTTGAAGCAATGGGGCATATTCCAGCCCTTCTAGCAACGGCAGAACAGGCGCTAATTGATGTAGGGGTTGAGAATCCTGCAGATCATGTGTGGGTAAGTGGTCAGACAGCGACTCAGTATGACACTAAAAAGATTGGGGATCGTGACACCGATCTGATTATCCCTGTTGTCATCGGATTGATCACTTTGCTGTTGTTGATATATCTGCGTTCTATAGTGGCAACCATTTATCTAGTCGGAACGGTCATTCTCTCCTTCTTCTCTGCACTTGGCTTAGGCTGGATCATCATTCACTATGTGATGGGGGCAGATGCCATTCAGGGAGCGATCCCGCTTTATTCCTTTGTATTCCTGGTGGCACTAGGAGAAGATTACAACATCTTCATGATCTCGAATATTTGGAAAAAGCGTAAGACCATGCCGCTTAAGCAGGCGATCGCGGAAGGCGTAAATGAGACCAGCTCGGTAATTACCTCTGCGGGCCTCATTCTGGCAGGTACTTTTGCTGTATTAGCTAGCTTACCGATTCAGGTGCTTGTGCAGTTTGGGATCATCACCGCTCTAGGTATTCTGCTCGATACCTTCGTTGTTCGTCCGTTCCTTGTGCCCGCTATTACGACGCTTTTTGGTCGGTGGGCATTCTGGCCAGGGAAACATCAAGAGGTGGAGCAAACTTTGCCAAGTGGTAGTAAGCAATAA
- a CDS encoding ABC transporter ATP-binding protein, protein MSEQNNKPAAPRAHKGPGPGGGPGMRMPAEKAKDFKGTLRRLIKYLRPRMVQLIIVLVMAIASTVFSIFSPKVMGKATTKLFEGAYGKLMGVEGASIDFGYINEILIILAGLYLLSALFSYIQQYVMAGVAQKVVYDMREQINSKLERLPLKYFDSRTHGEILSRATNDVDNISTTLQQSLTQLITSIVTIIGVIVMMLTISPWLTLITIVTLPLSFVVIIAISKRSQTYFVGQQKSLGQLNGHVEEMYTGHRIIKAFGREPQSLKDFDEINDKLYDSGWRAQFMSGMIMPLMMFIGNLGYVMICVVGGIFVTKKMIDVGDIQAFIQYSRQFTQPIAQTANIANIIQSTIASAERVFELLDEEEEVKEVNTTLAKLDEGTPEGSVEFRHVKFGYKEDAILIEDMNIEVSPGQTIAIVGPTGAGKTTLINLLMRFYELNDGEIIIDGVNITNMRRSDLRSKFGMVLQDTWLFNGTIRDNIAYGREGASEADVVRAAKAAHADHFIRTLPLGYNTVLNEEASNISQGQKQLITIARAILADPSILILDEATSSVDTRTELLIQKAMKALMQNRTSFVIAHRLSTIRDADLILVMNQGSVIEKGNHEELLAQGGFYADLYNSQFSEGDLDAG, encoded by the coding sequence ATGAGCGAACAAAACAACAAACCTGCTGCTCCGCGCGCCCATAAAGGTCCTGGACCTGGTGGCGGTCCTGGCATGCGGATGCCTGCAGAAAAGGCTAAGGACTTTAAGGGTACACTTCGTCGTCTGATTAAGTATTTAAGACCTCGTATGGTTCAATTAATCATCGTTTTGGTTATGGCTATTGCCAGTACTGTATTCAGTATTTTCAGTCCTAAGGTTATGGGTAAAGCAACGACTAAGCTGTTTGAAGGTGCTTACGGTAAATTAATGGGTGTTGAGGGAGCCTCCATTGATTTTGGATACATTAATGAAATCCTGATCATACTTGCGGGTCTGTATTTGCTTAGTGCTCTGTTCAGCTATATTCAGCAGTATGTAATGGCTGGTGTAGCTCAGAAGGTCGTTTACGACATGCGTGAGCAAATTAACAGCAAGCTGGAACGATTGCCTTTGAAATATTTTGATTCTCGTACACATGGGGAAATTCTTAGCCGTGCTACGAATGATGTGGATAACATCAGTACTACACTGCAACAGAGCTTAACTCAATTGATTACTTCTATCGTGACTATTATCGGTGTCATTGTAATGATGCTTACGATCAGCCCATGGCTGACTTTGATTACAATTGTTACATTGCCACTCAGCTTTGTTGTGATTATAGCTATCTCCAAGCGTTCGCAGACTTATTTTGTCGGACAGCAGAAATCGCTAGGTCAATTGAATGGTCATGTAGAAGAAATGTATACAGGTCACCGGATTATTAAAGCATTTGGTCGCGAACCGCAGTCCCTTAAGGATTTCGATGAAATTAACGATAAGCTTTATGACTCTGGCTGGCGTGCTCAATTCATGTCCGGTATGATTATGCCGCTCATGATGTTCATTGGTAACTTGGGTTATGTAATGATCTGTGTAGTCGGCGGTATCTTTGTTACTAAAAAAATGATTGATGTTGGTGATATCCAAGCCTTTATTCAGTATTCCCGTCAGTTCACCCAGCCGATTGCACAAACGGCTAACATTGCTAATATTATTCAATCCACTATCGCTTCCGCAGAACGTGTATTTGAACTTCTAGACGAAGAAGAGGAAGTTAAGGAAGTTAATACTACACTTGCGAAGCTTGATGAAGGTACTCCGGAAGGTTCCGTTGAGTTCCGTCATGTGAAATTCGGATATAAAGAAGATGCGATTCTGATTGAGGACATGAATATTGAGGTTAGTCCAGGTCAGACTATAGCGATTGTCGGTCCTACTGGTGCTGGTAAAACCACTCTGATTAACCTGTTGATGCGCTTCTACGAGCTTAATGATGGGGAAATTATCATTGATGGTGTCAATATTACCAACATGAGACGGAGTGACCTGCGCAGCAAATTTGGTATGGTGCTTCAGGATACCTGGCTGTTCAATGGTACGATCCGCGATAACATTGCTTATGGACGTGAAGGTGCCTCAGAAGCTGATGTGGTGCGTGCTGCCAAGGCTGCTCATGCCGATCACTTTATCCGCACACTTCCGCTTGGTTATAATACGGTGTTAAATGAAGAAGCTTCTAATATTTCACAAGGACAGAAGCAGCTGATTACGATTGCCCGTGCGATTCTGGCCGATCCATCGATCCTCATTCTTGATGAAGCAACGAGCAGTGTCGATACACGGACAGAATTGTTGATTCAAAAAGCAATGAAGGCATTGATGCAAAACAGAACCAGCTTCGTAATTGCTCACCGTCTTTCGACGATTCGAGATGCTGACCTTATCCTTGTTATGAATCAAGGTAGCGTAATCGAGAAGGGCAACCACGAGGAACTGCTAGCACAAGGCGGCTTCTATGCGGATCTTTACAACAGTCAGTTCTCCGAAGGAGATTTGGACGCAGGCTAA
- a CDS encoding ABC transporter ATP-binding protein, with translation MIKLFKQLKPFRVAIGAVLILVFLQSMGDLYLPTLMSDIVDKGIVQGDRTFIWKIGSFMLLVAGGGALCSVIASYLSAKVAAGFGKITRARVFNHVENFTLHEFDKLGTASLITRTTNDITQVQTVLTMMLRMMIGAPMMMIGGIIMAVSEDAKLSLIFVVVIPVLVGAIFLIGMKGLPLFKAIQIKLDKLNLVLREHLTGIRVIRSFNRIDHENKRFSEANRDLTDTAIKVNKIMAGLMPIMMIVMNFSMIAILYFGGIRIGDGDLQVGSLMAFIQYAMQIMFSLIMVSMMFVLIPRASASALRINEVLDMRPEFTDPSESELQTTAQATKKDGRDHMRGFVEFDNVSFSYPGAEQPALSKISFSARPGEVTAIIGGTGSGKSTLLSLIPRFYDVNEGAVRVNGVDVREMTQEELRSKIGYIPQKAVLFSGTINENIRYGKEDATDEEIIHAAKVAQAYDFVSAMKDGFDSEIAQGGSNVSGGQKQRLSIARALVRKPQVYLFDDSFSALDFKTDAKLRAALKDETTESTVLIVAQRVSTVMDADRIIVIDEGEIAGMGTHRELLASSDVYREIVSSQLSEEEIA, from the coding sequence TTGATTAAATTATTTAAACAACTGAAGCCATTTCGAGTAGCTATTGGTGCTGTATTAATTCTTGTGTTCTTGCAGTCCATGGGCGACTTATACCTGCCTACACTGATGTCCGACATTGTCGACAAAGGAATTGTTCAGGGAGATCGTACTTTTATTTGGAAAATAGGTAGCTTCATGCTTTTAGTTGCAGGGGGCGGGGCTTTATGTTCAGTCATAGCGAGTTATTTATCGGCAAAGGTAGCAGCGGGGTTCGGTAAAATTACCCGTGCTCGTGTGTTTAATCATGTAGAGAATTTCACGCTGCATGAATTCGATAAGCTCGGTACCGCATCTTTAATTACGCGTACAACGAATGATATTACGCAAGTACAGACTGTACTTACTATGATGTTGCGCATGATGATCGGTGCACCAATGATGATGATTGGTGGTATCATCATGGCGGTGTCTGAAGATGCGAAATTATCATTGATCTTTGTAGTAGTTATCCCGGTACTCGTTGGCGCAATTTTCTTAATCGGGATGAAGGGATTACCGTTGTTTAAAGCGATACAGATTAAGCTGGATAAATTAAATCTGGTGCTACGTGAACATTTGACGGGGATCCGTGTTATCCGTTCATTTAACCGAATTGATCATGAGAATAAACGCTTCTCCGAGGCTAACCGTGATCTGACAGACACAGCTATCAAAGTAAATAAAATCATGGCCGGTTTGATGCCGATTATGATGATTGTTATGAACTTTTCCATGATCGCAATTCTTTACTTTGGTGGAATCCGAATTGGCGATGGCGATTTACAAGTCGGCTCACTGATGGCATTTATTCAATATGCGATGCAAATCATGTTCTCCCTGATTATGGTGTCGATGATGTTCGTGCTGATTCCTCGTGCTTCAGCTTCAGCCTTGCGTATCAATGAGGTGCTCGATATGCGGCCAGAGTTTACAGATCCTTCAGAGAGTGAATTGCAAACAACGGCTCAAGCAACTAAAAAAGACGGCCGTGATCATATGCGTGGTTTTGTTGAATTTGATAATGTTTCCTTTTCTTATCCTGGCGCGGAACAACCTGCACTTTCGAAAATTAGCTTCAGTGCTCGCCCAGGTGAAGTTACTGCGATTATCGGCGGTACTGGTTCAGGTAAATCTACGCTGCTTAGCTTGATTCCAAGGTTCTATGATGTTAACGAAGGTGCTGTACGTGTTAACGGAGTAGATGTGCGTGAGATGACTCAGGAAGAGCTACGGAGCAAAATTGGTTACATCCCTCAAAAAGCGGTATTGTTCTCAGGCACGATTAACGAGAATATTCGCTACGGTAAAGAGGATGCTACCGATGAAGAAATTATTCATGCAGCCAAGGTAGCTCAAGCCTACGATTTCGTATCAGCAATGAAAGATGGGTTTGATTCGGAAATTGCTCAAGGCGGTAGTAATGTCTCCGGTGGTCAGAAACAGCGGCTGTCCATTGCACGTGCGCTTGTGAGAAAACCTCAAGTTTATCTGTTCGACGACAGCTTCTCAGCACTTGATTTCAAAACAGATGCTAAGCTTCGTGCGGCACTCAAAGATGAAACCACGGAATCCACTGTTCTAATCGTAGCTCAACGGGTTAGTACCGTTATGGATGCCGACCGAATTATTGTTATTGATGAGGGTGAAATCGCCGGAATGGGCACTCACCGTGAACTGCTCGCGAGCAGTGATGTGTACCGCGAGATCGTATCCTCGCAGCTGTCAGAGGAGGAAATAGCATGA
- a CDS encoding MarR family transcriptional regulator, translating to MKRLHKGQWQKGVEGHKPSEMTLMICIEKWNHSDDEGLKISEISRLLGFTPPTITQLINSLEAKQMVERHADPSDRRVVRVKLTESGKKLTRRAEQYRDAMFDELVQYLGEKETKQLTELLLKVHAFVEDNPPPNWDRLQMNGDEKLD from the coding sequence ATGAAACGGCTGCATAAAGGCCAATGGCAAAAGGGTGTTGAAGGCCATAAGCCGAGTGAGATGACTTTAATGATATGCATTGAAAAATGGAATCATTCTGATGATGAGGGTCTAAAGATATCTGAAATCAGTCGACTTCTCGGATTCACACCTCCAACTATTACGCAGTTGATAAATAGTCTTGAGGCGAAACAGATGGTGGAAAGACACGCAGATCCTTCGGACCGAAGAGTCGTGCGCGTGAAATTAACGGAGAGTGGAAAAAAACTCACACGAAGAGCAGAGCAATATAGAGATGCAATGTTTGATGAGCTCGTACAGTACTTAGGTGAAAAAGAGACTAAGCAGCTCACAGAACTGTTGCTGAAAGTACATGCATTCGTTGAGGATAATCCGCCACCTAATTGGGATAGGCTACAAATGAACGGAGATGAGAAGCTTGATTAA
- a CDS encoding DNA-binding protein, which yields MEGKLTTIRSEIEKNLSRSGHNLASFSKICGLNRGSLSAILHGNPPKPMSLGQIDAIIKAFGFPDGWLYPLYVDECFNEEKVSRRRVEPFLIRCAELGKQQCIDETLSRLLEYPKSLDIVYSVADKLFNKGKVDESIYFYKIVTENESDSYSERLAISHFRIFRSMQSIVDTDEKLRAVITFGPFRGRLPESMQLDGLLMLSQLCYGLRRWVDMEGYADELRTLANAVYRDQLRKSEGRRTEDLRTERPLIVYYGHGYLLKGTALTKQGNYEAAKKYTAGYADLSWFEMMDDEGREAVEHFRLFATANSFTLEMLAGNVAVLPEYTAFLADHPGEILVGLITIMDAANRHGFSADNVLSRFSREMLRFEEFQEPNNVDRVYRLNYQVAMYLITRKQYSTGVDYIIQCLELAIKQNNGKDFINCVTLFETNRDYATTDQQIKYRNLIKEVRQHEKITIDDGKCVSIV from the coding sequence GTGGAGGGGAAGTTAACAACTATACGCTCAGAAATTGAGAAAAATCTGTCTCGCTCCGGCCATAATCTCGCCTCATTTTCAAAAATTTGTGGCCTGAATCGTGGAAGTCTCAGTGCAATTTTGCATGGGAATCCGCCGAAGCCTATGTCCTTGGGACAAATAGATGCAATCATTAAAGCCTTTGGATTTCCTGACGGTTGGTTGTATCCACTGTATGTTGATGAATGCTTCAATGAAGAGAAGGTCTCACGCCGGAGGGTGGAGCCTTTTTTAATACGCTGCGCTGAACTGGGTAAGCAGCAATGTATTGATGAAACATTAAGCAGGTTATTGGAATATCCGAAATCGCTAGATATCGTTTATTCGGTAGCTGATAAATTGTTTAATAAAGGAAAAGTAGATGAATCAATATACTTTTATAAAATAGTGACCGAGAATGAGTCGGATAGTTACTCTGAGAGACTGGCGATCAGTCATTTTCGTATTTTTAGATCGATGCAATCAATAGTTGATACAGATGAGAAATTACGCGCAGTGATTACCTTTGGACCATTTAGAGGACGCCTTCCTGAGAGTATGCAATTGGATGGTTTACTAATGCTATCACAATTATGCTACGGTCTGCGCAGATGGGTAGATATGGAAGGGTATGCTGATGAATTGAGAACCTTGGCCAATGCCGTGTATCGTGATCAACTGCGAAAGAGTGAAGGTAGACGAACAGAAGATCTTCGTACGGAACGTCCGCTCATCGTCTATTATGGTCATGGGTATTTGCTCAAAGGGACAGCTTTAACCAAGCAAGGCAATTATGAAGCAGCGAAAAAGTATACTGCAGGCTACGCTGATCTGAGCTGGTTCGAAATGATGGATGATGAAGGTCGTGAAGCTGTAGAGCATTTCCGGTTGTTTGCAACGGCCAATAGTTTTACGCTGGAGATGTTAGCGGGAAATGTGGCTGTTTTACCTGAATATACAGCTTTTTTGGCCGATCACCCTGGTGAAATTTTGGTAGGTCTTATTACTATTATGGATGCAGCTAATCGCCATGGGTTCTCTGCCGATAACGTACTTTCACGTTTCTCGCGCGAGATGTTGCGATTTGAGGAGTTTCAGGAGCCCAATAATGTGGATCGTGTATATCGGCTAAACTATCAAGTAGCCATGTACCTTATAACCCGTAAACAGTACAGTACTGGTGTGGATTATATTATTCAGTGTTTGGAGTTAGCTATTAAGCAGAATAACGGAAAAGATTTTATTAATTGTGTAACTTTATTTGAGACCAATAGGGATTATGCTACTACTGATCAGCAAATCAAATATAGGAATTTGATAAAGGAGGTGAGACAGCATGAAAAAATCACTATTGATGATGGTAAGTGTGTTAGCATTGTTTAG
- a CDS encoding aspartyl-phosphate phosphatase Spo0E family protein codes for MTLYQGSSENIYRRDYREDELFVTIESLRCELLEVAEQRSLSDHAVLELSERLDSYILLAQRKMMENLRSRKASATAYCRSSKAAITIS; via the coding sequence GTGACACTATATCAAGGTTCTTCCGAGAATATTTATAGAAGAGACTACAGAGAAGATGAGCTGTTTGTGACTATAGAGAGCCTTAGATGCGAATTGCTGGAAGTCGCGGAGCAACGGAGTCTTAGTGATCATGCTGTCTTAGAGTTAAGTGAGCGATTGGACAGCTATATTTTGCTGGCACAACGTAAGATGATGGAGAATTTGCGCAGTCGCAAGGCAAGTGCAACAGCTTACTGCAGAAGCTCAAAAGCCGCTATTACAATAAGTTAA